From Candidatus Zixiibacteriota bacterium, the proteins below share one genomic window:
- the nuoF gene encoding NADH-quinone oxidoreductase subunit NuoF — protein MEAAIGAQKRVLFEHIDDPNLHNIDRAIELGAYKAWAKVLKEIKREDLVQLVKDSGLRGRGGAGFPTGLKWSFVPQNSPKPKYLCCNADESEPGTCKDRVLMENDPHNVIEGVLIAARAIDCHIAFFYIRGEYDLSMRRIEKAISDAYARGFLGKNILGSGYDLELVLHRGGGAYICGEETALLSSLEGEKGLSRIKPPFPAVSGLYACPTVVNNVETLANLPRIVMRGAQWYAAMGTPKSTGTRIFSVSGHVKKPGNYELELGTPLRTLIYDFAGGILDDKKLKAVIPGGSSVPVLLPDQLDTPLDFESVQAAGSMLGSGAVIVMHEETCMVWVAELLAHFYMHESCGKCTPCRQGTGWLYEIVHRIEHGQGKPEDLATLEDLAHNIEGNTICALGDASAVPVLTTLRHFKDEYVHHIEHKTCKVKSNFRLRS, from the coding sequence ATGGAAGCCGCCATCGGCGCGCAGAAGCGCGTGCTGTTCGAGCATATCGACGATCCGAATCTGCACAACATCGATCGCGCGATCGAGCTCGGCGCTTACAAGGCGTGGGCCAAGGTGCTCAAGGAGATCAAGCGCGAAGACCTGGTGCAGCTGGTGAAAGATTCCGGTCTGCGCGGGCGCGGCGGCGCGGGATTTCCGACCGGTCTGAAGTGGAGCTTCGTGCCGCAGAACTCCCCGAAGCCAAAATATCTCTGCTGCAACGCCGACGAATCGGAGCCGGGCACCTGCAAGGACCGCGTCTTGATGGAAAACGATCCGCACAACGTGATCGAGGGCGTCTTGATTGCAGCCCGGGCGATCGACTGCCATATCGCCTTCTTCTACATTCGCGGCGAGTACGACTTGAGCATGCGGCGGATCGAGAAGGCAATCAGCGATGCTTACGCCCGCGGCTTCCTGGGCAAGAATATTCTCGGATCAGGTTATGATCTGGAACTGGTGCTGCACCGCGGCGGCGGCGCCTATATCTGCGGTGAAGAAACCGCACTGCTGTCGTCACTGGAAGGCGAGAAGGGCTTGTCGCGGATTAAGCCGCCATTCCCGGCGGTATCGGGATTATACGCCTGTCCGACCGTAGTGAATAACGTCGAGACGCTGGCGAATCTGCCGCGCATTGTGATGCGGGGCGCACAGTGGTATGCGGCAATGGGAACGCCGAAGTCAACCGGCACGCGCATTTTCTCGGTGTCGGGACACGTGAAGAAACCGGGCAACTATGAACTCGAACTGGGTACGCCGCTGCGGACGCTGATCTACGATTTCGCCGGCGGGATTCTCGATGACAAGAAGTTGAAGGCCGTGATTCCGGGTGGATCTTCGGTGCCGGTGCTCTTGCCGGATCAGCTCGACACGCCCCTCGACTTCGAGTCGGTGCAGGCGGCGGGTTCGATGCTGGGTTCGGGTGCTGTGATCGTGATGCACGAAGAGACGTGCATGGTGTGGGTGGCGGAGCTGCTGGCGCACTTCTACATGCACGAGTCGTGCGGCAAGTGCACGCCGTGTCGGCAGGGGACGGGTTGGCTCTACGAGATCGTCCACCGTATCGAGCACGGCCAGGGCAAACCGGAGGATTTGGCGACGCTGGAGGATCTGGCGCACAACATCGAGGGCAATACGATCTGCGCGCTGGGCGACGCCTCCGCAGTGCCGGTGCTGACGACTCTCAGGCATTTCAAAGACGAATACGTGCATCACATCGAGCACAAGACTTGCAAGGTGAAATCGAATTTCAGGCTGAGATCATGA
- the nuoD gene encoding NADH dehydrogenase (quinone) subunit D yields the protein MDQKLMTINLGPQHPATHGVLRVVLDIDGETVVGCRPEVGYLHTGIEKTAEAKLYYKAIPLTDRMDYLAPMSNNLGYCLAVEKLLGVEIPPKAQWARVLLAEATRINSHLVWLGTHALDIGALSMVLYAFREREDILKIYEAVSGQRMMSTYFRIGGLAEDLPEDFGSLVQTMVTNVRRRLQEYEDILTNNRIWRNRTIGVGRLTKEEAIKSGVTGPLLRASGVKHDLRKARPYSSYEKFEFEVPTSDRCDCFGRYEVRMEEMRQSLRIIEQALAGMPDGRFRARAPGVVLPTKEETLYSMEALIYHFKLTTEGFSPPPGEVYVTIESPKGEIGFYMVSDGSPMPYRMRVRPPSFVNIAALPKLVVGRLLADVIACIGSIDIVLGEVDR from the coding sequence ATGGACCAGAAGTTGATGACCATCAATCTGGGGCCACAACACCCGGCGACGCACGGCGTGTTGCGCGTGGTCCTGGATATTGACGGCGAGACGGTGGTGGGTTGCCGGCCAGAGGTCGGGTACTTGCACACCGGGATCGAGAAGACGGCGGAGGCCAAGCTTTATTATAAGGCGATTCCACTGACCGACCGGATGGACTATCTGGCGCCGATGTCGAACAATCTCGGCTATTGTCTGGCAGTGGAAAAACTTTTGGGCGTTGAAATCCCGCCGAAAGCGCAATGGGCGCGCGTCCTGCTGGCGGAGGCGACACGGATCAATTCGCATCTCGTGTGGCTGGGCACGCACGCGCTCGATATCGGCGCACTCAGCATGGTGCTCTACGCATTCCGCGAGCGCGAGGATATCCTGAAGATCTACGAGGCGGTTTCGGGTCAGCGGATGATGTCAACCTACTTCCGCATCGGCGGACTGGCGGAAGATTTGCCGGAGGATTTCGGCTCCCTGGTCCAGACGATGGTTACCAACGTGCGCCGGCGGCTGCAAGAGTACGAAGACATCCTGACGAACAACCGCATCTGGCGCAACCGCACGATCGGCGTGGGCCGCCTGACGAAGGAAGAAGCGATCAAGTCGGGCGTAACCGGTCCGCTGTTGCGGGCTTCGGGCGTCAAACACGACCTCCGCAAGGCGCGGCCGTATTCGTCGTACGAAAAATTCGAATTTGAGGTTCCGACCTCGGACCGGTGCGACTGTTTCGGCCGGTACGAAGTGCGCATGGAGGAGATGCGGCAATCGCTGCGGATTATCGAGCAGGCGCTGGCCGGGATGCCGGATGGCCGTTTTCGCGCGCGCGCGCCGGGAGTCGTGCTTCCGACCAAGGAAGAGACCCTGTACTCGATGGAAGCGTTGATTTATCATTTCAAGTTGACTACCGAAGGCTTCAGTCCGCCGCCGGGTGAAGTCTATGTGACGATCGAGTCGCCCAAGGGCGAGATCGGTTTCTACATGGTGTCGGACGGGTCACCGATGCCGTACCGGATGCGCGTGCGGCCGCCGAGTTTCGTCAATATCGCGGCGCTGCCGAAGCTGGTTGTCGGCCGGCTGCTGGCGGATGTGATTGCCTGTATCGGCTCGATCGACATCGTACTGGGAGAAGTGGATCGATGA
- a CDS encoding NADH-quinone oxidoreductase subunit J — protein MELAIFIGAAAVAIVSAVLVISQRNPIAAVMYLLTSFVAQVVLFISLHAAFLAMLQVIVYAGAVLVLFLFVIMLLNLRREDFGKDIKMRFKPLAIAFAVVLLLETIVAVQSSLAAKAPRVQLAPDFGSVQGVGMELFTNYLYPFELTSVLLIVAVLGAVVMAKKRL, from the coding sequence ATGGAACTGGCGATCTTCATCGGCGCTGCGGCGGTGGCGATTGTGTCGGCGGTCCTGGTGATCTCCCAGCGCAATCCGATTGCCGCGGTGATGTATCTGCTCACCTCGTTTGTGGCGCAAGTGGTGCTCTTTATCTCCCTCCATGCCGCCTTTTTGGCGATGCTGCAGGTGATTGTCTACGCCGGCGCCGTGCTGGTGTTGTTCCTGTTCGTGATCATGTTGCTGAATTTACGGCGGGAAGATTTCGGCAAAGACATCAAGATGCGCTTCAAGCCGTTGGCGATCGCGTTTGCCGTTGTGCTGCTGCTGGAGACGATCGTTGCGGTGCAGTCGTCGTTGGCGGCCAAGGCGCCGCGTGTGCAACTGGCGCCCGACTTCGGTTCGGTGCAGGGTGTCGGCATGGAGTTGTTTACGAATTACCTGTATCCGTTTGAATTGACGTCAGTGCTGCTGATCGTGGCGGTGCTGGGCGCCGTAGTCATGGCGAAGAAGAGGCTGTAG
- the nuoH gene encoding NADH-quinone oxidoreductase subunit NuoH, translating to MLEIAVIALIKSVVALTVLLLACAWLTYLERRVLAMMQSRIGPNTAGFKGLLTPVADLVKLLFKEDFIPAAAHKPLYLLAPLMAFIPAMLPIAVVPFGDTITLFGREINLVISDFSLGLLFILAVTSLGIYGIIMAGWAPNSKFSLLGGLRSSAQMISYEIGLGMSFIGVIMLAGTLNLVEIVQQQSSILDWYIFKQPLAFLLYLTCAIAETNRAPFDLPEAESELVAGYHTEYSSMRFGLFFVGEYANMVTVAAVATTVFLGGWQGPFLPPILWFIIKCFAFLFFYIWLRGSLPRFRYDQLMKFGWYVLIPLALANILITALVTQL from the coding sequence ATGCTGGAAATCGCCGTCATCGCCCTGATTAAGTCCGTAGTCGCACTCACCGTGCTGCTGCTGGCATGCGCCTGGCTGACCTATCTGGAGCGGCGGGTGCTGGCGATGATGCAGTCGCGCATCGGGCCGAACACGGCCGGATTCAAGGGACTGCTGACACCGGTGGCGGATCTGGTCAAGCTGCTCTTCAAGGAAGATTTTATTCCTGCCGCCGCGCACAAGCCGCTGTATCTGCTGGCGCCGCTGATGGCCTTCATTCCGGCGATGCTGCCGATTGCGGTGGTCCCGTTTGGCGATACGATCACGCTGTTTGGCCGCGAAATCAATTTGGTGATCTCGGATTTCAGCCTCGGGCTGTTGTTTATCCTCGCCGTCACGTCGTTGGGGATATATGGCATCATCATGGCGGGTTGGGCGCCGAACAGCAAATTTTCGCTGCTCGGCGGCTTGCGCTCCTCGGCGCAAATGATTTCGTACGAGATCGGCCTCGGGATGTCTTTCATCGGCGTGATCATGCTGGCCGGGACATTGAATCTGGTGGAGATCGTCCAGCAGCAATCGTCGATTCTCGATTGGTACATCTTCAAGCAGCCGCTGGCATTTCTGCTGTATCTCACCTGCGCGATCGCCGAGACCAATCGGGCGCCGTTTGACCTGCCGGAAGCCGAGTCGGAACTGGTGGCCGGATATCACACTGAGTACTCGTCGATGCGTTTCGGGCTGTTCTTCGTTGGCGAATACGCTAATATGGTCACGGTTGCGGCGGTCGCGACGACGGTGTTCCTGGGCGGCTGGCAGGGGCCGTTCCTGCCGCCGATTTTGTGGTTCATCATCAAGTGTTTCGCGTTCTTGTTCTTCTACATCTGGCTGCGCGGGTCGCTGCCGCGATTCCGCTACGACCAGTTGATGAAGTTTGGTTGGTACGTGCTGATTCCGCTGGCGCTGGCCAATATCCTGATCACGGCGCTGGTGACGCAGCTATAG
- the nuoG gene encoding NADH-quinone oxidoreductase subunit NuoG has protein sequence MSDFSITVNGKTVPVIKGQTVLQASLAAGIDIPVFCWHPQLVPVGACRICLVEIEKFPKLQVACATPATDGMVVHTESPKVVKARQGVLEFILAHHPLDCPTCDKGGECDLQNITFKYGLDYSRLEEPKHRFIVDADSTFDDYRIGPEIIRNQNRCIHCYRCTRITDEVCFEDDLGAYQRGYHTEILPPPGREIRNLYSGNVVEYCPVGALTNTDWRYKVRVWLTKQANVVCSLCPDGCNLTLWSFHNKLFRATAHPNEKIDRGFICDVGRYGYQYVQSSDRLKTPMIKKGGQLVEASWEEALDFIKRHVSEHKTKLSGSGFFGLIGPTSSNEEVYSFQRFLRRVIGTNNIDHRLNRKRRLSLTTEINGKSIAPDVGTYDDLDQADTYVVYASDLHTENPITALRLKRGIRHRDARLITINARPTHLAVRTGAIQLMHKPGAGVLALLGLINGLLGQPGLDQASMGISDAAIAEFRKQHAALGLDKIAANAGLKPEDLEAAIAALAKSETTVILTGSDFGRYPFRDEELAALHDLRRVCKSAKLLVMPTDSNSVGAEWLGALPDRLPGKLGMDGKTKFEDLWRGPISDSVGKDTLAILDAINEDEIECGFVFNSDPARSFADGVYAKEVLEKLKTLIVIDSFMTDTARLADVLLPRTSFAEFEGTRTNWEGRVQYSQGAIKPTFQAKPGCEIIELLADALGNSFDQPHEADVYAEMRKILSNLPERFAQFTADGCLLRAESQIERAGLVPVEYHPVPADSEYPYYLAIENADHHRGTLTERSESLMRFANEPYVGISEGEAKALGISEGDLIKVESRTGKVVVKVRVIAGLPDKMVLVPENFDELKPNLLTGLKEKFDLVKIAEM, from the coding sequence ATGAGCGACTTCTCGATTACAGTCAACGGCAAGACGGTTCCGGTCATCAAAGGACAAACGGTGCTGCAGGCATCGCTGGCCGCCGGGATCGATATTCCGGTCTTCTGCTGGCACCCGCAACTGGTGCCGGTGGGCGCCTGTCGCATTTGCCTGGTCGAGATTGAGAAGTTTCCCAAGCTACAGGTGGCGTGCGCGACGCCGGCGACCGACGGTATGGTTGTGCACACCGAGTCGCCGAAGGTGGTCAAGGCGCGACAGGGAGTGTTGGAGTTTATTCTCGCGCACCATCCGCTCGATTGTCCCACTTGCGATAAAGGCGGCGAGTGCGACTTGCAGAATATCACTTTCAAATACGGTCTGGATTACAGCCGTCTGGAAGAGCCGAAGCACCGGTTCATCGTCGACGCGGATTCGACGTTCGACGACTACCGGATCGGGCCGGAGATCATCCGTAATCAGAACCGTTGCATCCACTGCTATCGCTGCACCCGCATCACGGATGAGGTGTGCTTCGAGGACGATCTCGGCGCCTATCAGCGCGGCTATCACACGGAAATCCTGCCGCCGCCCGGACGCGAGATTCGCAATCTGTATTCCGGAAACGTCGTCGAATACTGCCCGGTGGGCGCATTGACAAATACCGACTGGCGCTACAAGGTGCGCGTCTGGCTGACCAAGCAGGCGAATGTGGTCTGTTCGCTCTGTCCCGACGGCTGCAATCTGACCCTGTGGTCGTTCCACAACAAGCTCTTCCGGGCAACGGCGCATCCCAACGAGAAGATCGATCGCGGTTTCATCTGCGACGTCGGGCGGTACGGATATCAATATGTACAAAGCAGCGACCGGCTGAAGACGCCGATGATCAAGAAGGGCGGACAGTTGGTTGAGGCGAGTTGGGAAGAAGCGCTCGACTTCATCAAGAGACACGTCTCCGAGCACAAGACGAAGCTTTCCGGAAGCGGCTTCTTCGGTCTGATCGGGCCGACTTCCAGCAACGAAGAGGTTTATTCCTTCCAGCGATTCCTGCGCCGCGTCATTGGGACCAACAACATCGACCACCGCTTGAACCGTAAGCGCCGGCTGAGTCTGACCACGGAAATCAACGGCAAGAGCATCGCGCCGGACGTCGGCACTTACGACGATCTCGATCAGGCGGACACGTACGTGGTCTATGCGTCCGACTTGCATACTGAGAATCCGATCACTGCGCTGCGGTTGAAACGGGGAATCCGGCACCGCGACGCCAGGCTGATCACTATCAATGCGCGACCGACCCATCTGGCGGTACGGACAGGCGCGATCCAGTTGATGCACAAGCCCGGCGCCGGAGTCCTGGCGCTGCTGGGGCTGATTAACGGCTTGCTCGGCCAGCCGGGATTGGACCAGGCATCGATGGGAATCAGTGATGCCGCGATCGCGGAGTTCCGCAAGCAGCACGCCGCGCTCGGTCTCGACAAAATCGCAGCTAACGCCGGCCTCAAACCAGAGGACCTGGAGGCAGCAATCGCTGCTCTGGCGAAGTCGGAGACGACGGTCATTCTCACCGGGAGCGACTTCGGGCGCTACCCATTTCGCGACGAAGAATTGGCGGCGCTACATGACTTGCGCCGGGTCTGCAAATCAGCCAAGCTCCTGGTTATGCCGACCGACTCCAACTCGGTGGGCGCCGAATGGCTCGGTGCGCTGCCGGATCGACTGCCGGGGAAGCTGGGCATGGACGGGAAAACAAAATTCGAAGACCTCTGGCGCGGGCCAATCTCGGACTCAGTCGGCAAGGATACGCTGGCGATCCTGGATGCCATCAATGAGGACGAGATTGAATGCGGCTTTGTGTTCAACAGCGATCCGGCACGCAGTTTCGCCGACGGCGTCTACGCCAAGGAAGTACTGGAGAAGCTCAAAACGCTGATCGTGATCGATAGCTTTATGACGGATACGGCGCGGCTCGCAGATGTTCTGCTGCCACGAACCAGTTTCGCCGAATTCGAGGGGACGCGGACGAACTGGGAAGGCCGGGTGCAATACTCGCAAGGGGCGATTAAGCCGACGTTCCAGGCCAAGCCGGGTTGCGAAATCATCGAGCTGCTGGCAGATGCGCTGGGGAATAGCTTTGACCAACCGCACGAAGCGGATGTGTATGCAGAAATGAGAAAGATCCTGTCGAACTTGCCGGAACGTTTTGCGCAGTTCACGGCCGATGGATGTCTCCTGCGCGCCGAGTCGCAGATTGAACGTGCCGGACTGGTTCCGGTCGAATATCATCCGGTGCCGGCCGACAGCGAGTACCCGTACTATCTGGCGATTGAAAACGCCGATCATCATCGCGGGACCCTGACGGAACGGAGCGAGAGCTTGATGCGCTTTGCCAACGAACCGTACGTCGGGATCAGTGAAGGCGAAGCGAAGGCTCTTGGTATCTCGGAGGGCGACTTGATCAAGGTCGAGTCGCGGACCGGAAAAGTCGTCGTCAAGGTACGCGTGATCGCCGGCTTGCCGGACAAGATGGTGTTGGTGCCGGAGAACTTCGATGAACTGAAACCGAATTTACTCACGGGTTTGAAAGAGAAGTTCGATCTCGTCAAGATCGCTGAGATGTAG
- a CDS encoding NAD(P)H-dependent oxidoreductase subunit E: MILSQDTKLKISQAGTRYPKIRSAILPALHLAYEEHGFLNDQMYEQIAEVLGVKFIEVAEAASFYTMFPKAPRGRYLIQVCRNISCALMGSHHLTQYLLTKFGVKLGETTKDGLFTVVEVECLGSCCSAPMMQVNEKYFENLTQAKVDQLIAEWKAAK; this comes from the coding sequence ATGATTTTGTCACAAGATACAAAGTTAAAGATTTCACAAGCGGGAACGCGCTATCCCAAGATCAGGTCGGCGATCCTGCCGGCACTGCATCTGGCTTACGAGGAACACGGATTCCTCAACGACCAGATGTACGAGCAAATCGCCGAGGTGCTGGGCGTGAAGTTCATCGAAGTGGCCGAGGCTGCTTCGTTCTATACCATGTTCCCCAAGGCGCCGCGCGGCAGATACCTAATTCAGGTTTGCCGCAACATCTCCTGCGCCTTGATGGGCTCGCACCATCTCACGCAGTACTTGCTGACCAAGTTCGGCGTCAAGCTGGGCGAGACGACGAAAGACGGATTGTTTACCGTCGTCGAAGTCGAATGCCTCGGCAGTTGCTGTTCGGCGCCGATGATGCAGGTCAATGAGAAGTACTTCGAGAATCTGACGCAGGCCAAGGTTGACCAGTTGATCGCAGAATGGAAAGCCGCAAAATGA
- a CDS encoding NADH-quinone oxidoreductase subunit C, with translation MDITTRDKVVARFGEKLLETSTAFDELTFLIDKGDLLAVVRFLRDDPALKYLHLSDITATDWLDRPKRFEVVYHLYSFDLRDYVRVKVRVGEEEPIDSLCSEWDGANWLEREVYDLFGVKFTGHPDLRRILTWEGFEGHPLRKDYPLTYEVPQFTYNKDEPPEVIK, from the coding sequence ATGGACATTACTACCAGGGATAAGGTCGTTGCGCGGTTTGGGGAGAAGCTCCTCGAGACCTCAACTGCGTTTGATGAATTGACCTTTCTGATCGACAAAGGCGATTTGCTCGCGGTTGTCCGGTTTCTGCGCGACGACCCGGCACTGAAGTATCTCCATCTCTCCGACATCACCGCCACCGACTGGCTCGACCGTCCCAAGCGCTTCGAAGTTGTCTATCATCTCTATTCCTTCGACCTGCGCGATTATGTGCGGGTGAAGGTACGTGTTGGCGAGGAAGAACCGATCGATTCACTCTGTAGCGAATGGGACGGCGCGAATTGGCTGGAACGGGAAGTGTATGATCTGTTCGGCGTGAAGTTCACCGGCCATCCCGATCTGCGCCGCATCCTGACCTGGGAAGGATTCGAGGGGCATCCGCTGCGCAAGGACTATCCGCTCACCTACGAAGTCCCCCAGTTTACTTACAATAAGGACGAACCGCCGGAGGTCATCAAGTAG
- the nuoI gene encoding NADH-quinone oxidoreductase subunit NuoI, producing MLRVLKEIFIAIPIGMFTVLKQMFHKPVTLNYPFVKEPMMPRYRGLHFLERYDSDGSERCVCCGLCAASCPADAIYMEPAETERGERYAKIYEINELRCIFCGFCEEACPEEAIFLGREYEFAADHRDKFIYTKDDLLVKWPRTKPSEVKFLRPLRRVDWQQEQHPH from the coding sequence ATGTTGCGCGTGCTCAAAGAGATTTTCATCGCCATCCCGATCGGCATGTTTACCGTGCTCAAACAGATGTTCCACAAGCCGGTCACGCTCAATTATCCGTTCGTCAAAGAACCGATGATGCCGCGCTATCGCGGTCTGCATTTCCTGGAGCGCTACGACAGCGACGGCAGCGAGCGGTGCGTGTGTTGCGGACTCTGCGCGGCCTCCTGTCCGGCGGATGCGATCTATATGGAACCAGCGGAGACCGAGCGCGGCGAGCGCTACGCGAAGATCTACGAGATCAACGAGCTGCGCTGCATCTTCTGCGGCTTCTGCGAAGAAGCCTGTCCGGAAGAAGCGATCTTTCTCGGGCGCGAGTACGAGTTTGCCGCGGATCATCGCGACAAGTTTATCTATACGAAGGACGATTTGCTGGTCAAGTGGCCGCGCACCAAGCCGTCGGAGGTGAAGTTTCTCCGGCCGCTGCGGCGCGTCGACTGGCAGCAGGAGCAGCATCCGCACTAA
- the nuoL gene encoding NADH-quinone oxidoreductase subunit L, whose product MQLIWLIPLMPLLGFLINGLLSGRLPKPAVGYIACGSVLASLLLSIYAVLELMGLPAEARVFELSLYSWIPVGSFNADFGFLLDPLSAVMILVVSGVGFLIHIYSIGYMAHDRDYSRFFTYMNLFTGAMLILVLANNFVLMYVGWEGVGLCSYLLIGFWYERKSASDAGKKAFIVNRIGDFGFSLGIFLLFWHLGTVNFAEVMNLAPEQLAFGGGIVTAATLLLFLGATGKSAQVPLYVWLPDAMEGPTPVSALIHAATMVTAGVYMVARCNVIFMMAPTTLLVVALIGLFTAIFAATIGLFQNDIKRVLAYSTVSQLGYMFLACGVAAFGAGIFHLMTHAFFKALLFLGAGSVIHGMSDEQDMRKMGGLKDKMPTTFWTMMIATLAIAGIPPLAGFVSKDEILWQSFSSPFGSPIFWVVAVLTAGLTAFYMFRLIFMTFYGKARYDHHTAEHVHESPKVMTVPLMVLAVLSVIGGLIGWPAVLGGGAWFEHFLHPVFAPGAEIGKLNEAGHYSHAMEYLLIVSSIVLVLIAILAARRLYLNRVETDVMEQKLGGVYQLIYHKYYVDELYDKAIVTPCVNLSVFLWQKFDVLVIDGIVNGSAWLLGQFSGVLRKAQTGMVRGYAFIFLAGVVFVVGYLLLNR is encoded by the coding sequence ATGCAGCTGATCTGGTTGATACCGTTGATGCCGTTGCTCGGATTCCTGATCAACGGTCTCCTCAGCGGGCGCTTGCCGAAACCCGCCGTCGGGTATATCGCCTGCGGTTCGGTACTGGCCTCGCTGCTGCTCTCCATTTACGCCGTGCTGGAGTTGATGGGTCTGCCCGCCGAAGCCCGCGTGTTCGAGTTGTCGCTGTATTCCTGGATTCCGGTCGGCAGTTTCAACGCCGACTTCGGTTTCCTGCTTGATCCGCTCTCGGCAGTCATGATCCTGGTGGTCTCGGGCGTCGGGTTCTTGATCCACATCTACTCGATCGGGTACATGGCGCACGACAGGGACTACTCACGCTTCTTCACATATATGAATCTATTCACCGGCGCGATGCTGATCCTTGTGCTGGCCAACAACTTCGTGCTGATGTATGTCGGTTGGGAGGGGGTCGGCCTCTGCTCGTACCTGTTAATCGGATTCTGGTATGAGCGCAAATCGGCGTCGGATGCGGGCAAGAAGGCGTTCATTGTCAACCGCATCGGCGACTTTGGCTTCTCGCTTGGTATTTTCCTGCTCTTCTGGCATCTGGGGACAGTCAATTTCGCCGAAGTGATGAATCTGGCGCCGGAGCAGCTCGCCTTTGGCGGCGGGATTGTTACGGCCGCGACGCTGCTGTTATTCCTCGGTGCGACCGGCAAGTCGGCGCAGGTGCCGCTCTATGTCTGGTTGCCGGACGCCATGGAAGGCCCGACACCCGTGTCGGCGCTGATCCACGCGGCCACGATGGTGACTGCCGGCGTTTATATGGTCGCGCGCTGTAATGTGATCTTCATGATGGCGCCGACAACTTTGCTGGTCGTGGCGCTGATCGGGTTGTTTACGGCGATCTTCGCGGCGACTATCGGTCTGTTCCAAAATGACATCAAACGCGTGCTGGCCTACTCGACGGTCAGTCAACTCGGATATATGTTCCTGGCCTGCGGCGTCGCCGCATTTGGCGCGGGCATTTTCCACCTGATGACGCACGCGTTCTTCAAGGCGCTGCTTTTCCTCGGCGCCGGCTCGGTGATACACGGGATGAGCGACGAACAGGATATGCGCAAGATGGGCGGCTTGAAGGACAAGATGCCCACGACGTTCTGGACGATGATGATCGCGACGCTGGCGATTGCGGGGATTCCGCCGCTGGCGGGCTTCGTTTCGAAGGACGAAATTCTGTGGCAGTCGTTTTCCTCGCCGTTCGGATCGCCGATCTTCTGGGTCGTCGCGGTGTTGACCGCCGGACTGACCGCTTTCTACATGTTCCGACTGATATTCATGACCTTCTACGGCAAAGCGCGCTACGATCACCATACCGCTGAGCATGTGCATGAGTCGCCGAAAGTGATGACCGTGCCGTTGATGGTACTGGCCGTGCTGTCGGTGATCGGCGGGCTGATCGGTTGGCCGGCAGTATTGGGTGGCGGCGCGTGGTTCGAGCATTTCCTGCACCCGGTGTTTGCCCCTGGAGCCGAGATCGGAAAGCTTAATGAAGCAGGGCATTACTCGCATGCGATGGAATATCTGCTGATCGTGTCCAGCATCGTGCTGGTGCTCATCGCAATTCTGGCGGCGCGGCGGCTCTATCTGAATCGGGTCGAGACCGACGTGATGGAACAGAAGCTGGGGGGCGTCTACCAGTTGATCTATCACAAGTATTACGTAGATGAGCTGTACGACAAAGCGATCGTCACGCCCTGCGTAAATCTGTCGGTCTTCCTGTGGCAGAAATTCGACGTGCTGGTGATCGACGGGATTGTCAACGGCTCGGCCTGGCTTTTGGGGCAGTTTTCCGGAGTGTTGCGCAAGGCGCAGACCGGCATGGTGCGCGGTTACGCGTTCATCTTCCTGGCCGGCGTGGTGTTTGTCGTCGGCTACTTATTGTTGAATAGGTGA
- the nuoK gene encoding NADH-quinone oxidoreductase subunit NuoK: protein MIPLEWYLIVAGVIFVIGMLGVIIARNIMIIFMAIELMLNSANLALVAFSRDLGTMGGHVMVFVVMTVAAAEAAVGLAIIIALFRNRDSANIDEINLLKW, encoded by the coding sequence ATGATTCCGCTGGAATGGTACCTGATTGTCGCCGGAGTGATCTTCGTGATCGGCATGCTGGGCGTCATCATTGCTCGCAATATCATGATCATTTTCATGGCGATCGAGCTGATGCTTAACTCGGCGAACTTGGCGCTGGTGGCGTTTTCGCGCGACCTGGGCACGATGGGCGGCCACGTCATGGTGTTTGTCGTCATGACCGTGGCGGCGGCCGAGGCAGCGGTGGGGCTGGCGATTATCATCGCGCTGTTCCGCAACCGCGACAGCGCCAATATCGACGAAATCAACCTGTTGAAGTGGTAG